The segment TTACTTTGGCGAAAGGTTTAGGCAATGGTTTTCCAGTCGGTGCGATGCTTGGCAAACAGGAACTAGGAAAACACTTTGGTCCCGGCAGTCACGGCACAACATTCGGCGGCAATAAAATGGCGATGGCAGTCGCGGCGGAAGTCGTTCGTCAAATCGATCAATCCGAATTTTTGGAAGACGTTCAGAAAAAAGGAACATATCTGTTAGAAGCATTGAAAAAGATCGATTCGTCAAAAATCAAAGAGGTCCGCGGCAGAGGACTGATGATCGGTATCGAATTGCAGCAAGAATTTTCTGTTGAAGATATTATAAAAGATTTGGAAAAAGCCGGCTTGCTGACTTTAAAAGCCGGGCAAAATGTGTTACGCTTATTGCCACCATTGACGATCTCAATGAAGGAAATCGATGAAGGAATCGAAAAAATTAAAAAAGTTTTTTAAATTGATTTTTCAAAATTTTTTCACAAAAAAAATTCACATTTTATGGTAGGATATAAATAAGAATATTTACAGCAAAAAAACATTTGTTTGTAGTTTCTATCCATATTTAGTAAAATAGCACTTGGATAGAGGCACATAGAAAGAGGTGTAGAAAATTGGGTTATACAGATGAAACGGTACGTTTTGATTTTGATGATAGCAGAAAAAAAGAAGTGAGCGAGACACTGGCGATCGTGTATCGTGCCTTGGAAGAAAAAGGGTACAATCCAATCAATCAAATCGTGGGTTATCTGCTTTCTGGAGACCCGGCCTACATTCCTCGTTATCGAGACGCCCGTAATTTGATTCGTCGCCATGAGCGCGATGAAATTTTAGAAGTATTGATTCGCTATTATCTAGGGAATCACGGGATCAGTTTATAATGAGAATCATGGGATTAGACGTCGGCTCCAAAACGGTTGGGATCGCTGTCAGCGACCCCATGGGCTGGACTGCACAGGGTGTAGAGATCATTCGGATCAATGAAGAAAATGGCGAGTTTGGTTTTGAACGTTTAGGTGAATTAGTCGCTGAATATGAGGTGACTCAATTTGTCGTCGGACTGCCAAAAAACATGAACAATTCGATCGGACCGCGGGCGGAAGCTTCGATGGCTTACGGCGCAAAGATCGCTGAATTGTTTGATCTTCCCGTTGCTTATCAGGATGAACGATTGACGACAGTACAAGCAGAACGAATGTTGGTAGAACAAGCTAACACTTCCAGAGCCAAGAGAAAAAAAGTTATCGACAAATTAGCGGCAGTGATGATCTTGCAAAATTATTTGGATGGCGCAAGCAAGAATCTGCTATAAATGCAAAGAAAAGAGGAATTTAAATGACTGAACATACCCACGATCACAACCATGATCATGACCACGAAGGACATGAACACATCACATTGGTAGACGATCAAGGCAATGAAACACTTTATGAGATCCTTTTGACCGTTGACGGCCAAGAAGAATTCGGACGTAATTACGTGCTGCTTTATCCAGCCGGCGCATCAGAAGATGAAGACGTTGAATTGCAAGCCTATGCCTATATCGAAAACGAAGACGGCACAGAAGGCGAATTGCAACAAATCGAAACCGAAGCTGAATGGGACATGATCGAAGAAGTTTTCAACACATTCATGGCGGAAGAAGAAGAATAGTCTTAAAATGATGGCTGAACCCTTGAGAATAAGGGTTCAGCTTTTTTTTCGTTGAATACGAGAAGGATCACGAACACTATCATCGGCTTTGCTGACTAAAAACGTAGGAACTATAGGATAGAGTGGGATAAATAAGAGAAGCCGCTGCAAGTTTATTTCTTTGCTTGCAGCGGCTTCTCTTAATAGATACATGTCATTCTCTCAAAAAATCAGGTCGTCCAGGAAACTGCTGTTTGTTTTTCCAATTGTTTTTTCAAGGTATCTAAAGAAATATCTTTGAAATTTTCATTTCTCATCCGTTTACGATAGTTTGTCGCCGTCTCTCCGGTACTTTTTTTGAACATACGGCTAAATACGACTAAACTGTTGAATCCTACTTGATAAGCAATGCTTTCTACAGAGTCATTAGTTAGAGAAAGGAGAAACGCTCCCCGGTTGATCCGTACACCGATCAAATATTCTTTGATGCTTGTTCCCATATAATTGCTGAACACACGTGATAAATGACTGCGGTTGACAGATAAGTGCTGGGCGATTTCTTCAACTGATAAGTTTTCCGCATAATGTTCTTCGATATATTTGACGGTTTCAACAGCTAAAGAGGAATGGACCTTTGGGATACCGCCGCTGATCTTGCCGCCATCTTTTAAAAGAACCGCTAAAAAACGATAGGTCAATGCAGTTAATTGCAGTTCACTTTCTAGATTCTCTTCGGTCTCTTTCATACATTCCACAATAATATCGACATATTTTTGTATATTAGAAGAAATCATCGTATATTGGTCTTCTTTGAAAAGTGAGCGCCGAATGATTTCTTCCGCAGCTGAGCCGCCAAAAGAAAGCCAGCAATACATCCACGGGTCTTCTCCGTCTGCCAAGTAAAAGTTTGAATCGCCAGGACGGATCAAGAACAGATCACCTTTTTTTAATTGGAATTGTTGGTTTTTTACATGATAAGAGCCTTTGCCTTCCATAACGATATGCAAAATATAGTTGTTTCGGATTGCAGGACCAAAAGAATGAAAGGGCATTGTTTTAGAGAACCCGCAAAAGTCAAAGTATAATTCTTTTTCCAATTGTTGCGGCTCTTTTTTTAAGAAAATCGATTGTTCCATATATATCACTCCTTCTTTAGTATAATGCAACAAAAAGTTAAATAAAAGTCACAGAAGGATATTAAAAAGAAAAGGACTTCTTGTTAAATTTAAGTCATTAAAAGATATGCGTTATTTATTGTAACCGTTTTATCATTTGTCATTTATTGAAGAGGGAAGGTATATAGATTATGAGAAACAAAATGATCCAACGTGTGTCCTACGCTTTAGGCGCTTTTGGGCACGATACATTCTATGTTACATTGAGCACTTATTTTATGGTATTCGTTACAAGTCAGATGTTTGCAGGTGCAGATAAAGCAACGAATGCTAGAATGATTGCCACAGTCACAAGTTTGGTAGTGGGTATCCGTTTAGTTGAAATTATTTTTGATCCTTTGATTGGCGGGATCATCGACAATACACGAACGAAATACGGTAAGTTCAAACCATGGTTAGTTATTGGCGGTGTGGTCAGTTCCGTACTTCTTGTAGCGATCTTTACTAATTTCTTTGGACTAGCTACTCACAACACGACTTTATTTATTGTATTATTTGCAATCGTTTTCGTATTATTAGACAGCTTTTATTCATTCAAAGATATTGCTTTTTGGTCCATGATTCCGGCATTGAGTACTGAAACAAAAGAACGCGAAAAATTCGCGACATTCGCTCGTTTTGGTTCATCTCTGGGAGCAAATGGTACTACTCTAGTGGTCGTACCTATCGTTACTTTCTTTACTTACCTTGTTACTCATAAACATATTGAAGGCGCTTCAGGCTGGTTTTGGTTTGGTGTGATCGCAGCGGTTATTTCAGGTGGTACTGCTATTATTACCGCTCTAGGTACAAAAGAAGTCGACACGGCGATTCGTCAGCAAAATGAAAAAGCTGGGATCAAAGATGTCTTCAAAGCAATCGCTCAAAATGATCAGTTGATGTGGCTTGCACTTGCTTATATCGCTTATGCGATCGCTAATGTGGCAACTACCGCTGTATTGTTCTACTTTTTCAAATACGTTCTTGGTCAACCAACTGAATTTTGGATCGTAGGTCTTGTTGCAGCTTTGCTTGGATTGATAGCGGTTCCGTTATTCCCTGTTCTTACGCGGGTCATTTCCCGCCGTTATGTATATCTTGGAGGAATCGCAATGATGACTTCCTCTTACTTGTTCTTTACGATCGCAGGTTCAAGTCTGCCAATCGTTATTGTAGGATTAGTCTTGTTTTACTTCCCACAACAGTTGATTTTCTTATCTGCTTTGATGACTATCACAGACTCTGTTGAATACGGACAATGGAAAAACGGCATCCGCAATGAAGCAGTCACTTTGTCGATCCGACCTTTACTGGATAAAATCGCCGGTGCTTTGTCTAATGGGATCGTAGGTTTTGTCGCTATTGCTTCTGGGATGACAGGTAATGCTACCGCTGCTGATATCACGGCTCACGGAGTAGAGACATTCAAGGCTTACGCATTCTACGCTCCAGCGGCTTTGATGATTTTTTCAGCAATCATTTTTGCTTGGAAGATTACATTGACAGAGAAAAAACATGCACAGATCGTGGAAGAATTAGAAAATAAATTGGCACCGGCTGATACAGCGGAAGATGAACTTCATGATGCAGTCGTTCCTTCACATTAAGAAAGGATCTTGAAAATGAAGATTACAGAAAAAGACTTTGGTCAAGGGTATCATTTGATAACCTTGGAAAACAAAAATAAACTGGTACTTTCTGTCTCTGATTTAGGTGCTAGGATCGTTAGTTTGAAATCAAATGATCAAGAATTGGTTTTGGGATTTGGTACCGCTGAAGAATATATCGAAAAAGATCCGTATATCGGCGCTTCTATCGGCCGTACAGCGGGAAGAATCGAAAATGGACGCTTTTCGCTTAATGACAGAAACTACCAATTAATGACAGATCCTGAAACAGGACATACTCTGCATGGCGGTTCTCCCGGATTTGAATTGAAGAAATGGTCTTATGTTATTTTGAATGGCGAAAACGAGTATTCTGTCATTTTTACTACTTCCAGTCACGACAATGAACACGGTTTTCCAGGTACATTGGATGTCGAAGTCCGCTATACATTAACACAAGATAATATTTGGCGAGTAACTACTCGTGGAATCAGTGATCGAGATACGTTGTTCAATCCGACAAACCACGTTTACTTCAACTTGAATGGCGATCCTTCGCAACCGATCGATCAGCATGAACTTTGGCTGAACAGTGAAGCTTACGCTCCTTTACGAGCAGACAGCATTCCTATCGGTGTAAAAGAAAACACGGCAGGAACGGCTTTTGACTTTCAAACGTCTAAAAAGATGGAAACGGTTTTTGCCAGTGATTTTGAACAAAAAGTGCTCGTCGATGGTATCGATCATCCATTTTTCTTAAAAGAAACTGGACTGGATAAACCAGCT is part of the Enterococcus mediterraneensis genome and harbors:
- the ruvX gene encoding Holliday junction resolvase RuvX produces the protein MRIMGLDVGSKTVGIAVSDPMGWTAQGVEIIRINEENGEFGFERLGELVAEYEVTQFVVGLPKNMNNSIGPRAEASMAYGAKIAELFDLPVAYQDERLTTVQAERMLVEQANTSRAKRKKVIDKLAAVMILQNYLDGASKNLL
- a CDS encoding AraC family transcriptional regulator — translated: MEQSIFLKKEPQQLEKELYFDFCGFSKTMPFHSFGPAIRNNYILHIVMEGKGSYHVKNQQFQLKKGDLFLIRPGDSNFYLADGEDPWMYCWLSFGGSAAEEIIRRSLFKEDQYTMISSNIQKYVDIIVECMKETEENLESELQLTALTYRFLAVLLKDGGKISGGIPKVHSSLAVETVKYIEEHYAENLSVEEIAQHLSVNRSHLSRVFSNYMGTSIKEYLIGVRINRGAFLLSLTNDSVESIAYQVGFNSLVVFSRMFKKSTGETATNYRKRMRNENFKDISLDTLKKQLEKQTAVSWTT
- a CDS encoding galactose-1-epimerase; translated protein: MKITEKDFGQGYHLITLENKNKLVLSVSDLGARIVSLKSNDQELVLGFGTAEEYIEKDPYIGASIGRTAGRIENGRFSLNDRNYQLMTDPETGHTLHGGSPGFELKKWSYVILNGENEYSVIFTTSSHDNEHGFPGTLDVEVRYTLTQDNIWRVTTRGISDRDTLFNPTNHVYFNLNGDPSQPIDQHELWLNSEAYAPLRADSIPIGVKENTAGTAFDFQTSKKMETVFASDFEQKVLVDGIDHPFFLKETGLDKPASRLTSPDKKIQIEVATDASSVVVFTANFGTETPEMHGRKLVHHGGITFETQTAPGAEQFPAFGSIHLKAGIPFETKTEFKIKTREE
- a CDS encoding IreB family regulatory phosphoprotein, with the protein product MGYTDETVRFDFDDSRKKEVSETLAIVYRALEEKGYNPINQIVGYLLSGDPAYIPRYRDARNLIRRHERDEILEVLIRYYLGNHGISL
- a CDS encoding glycoside-pentoside-hexuronide (GPH):cation symporter → MRNKMIQRVSYALGAFGHDTFYVTLSTYFMVFVTSQMFAGADKATNARMIATVTSLVVGIRLVEIIFDPLIGGIIDNTRTKYGKFKPWLVIGGVVSSVLLVAIFTNFFGLATHNTTLFIVLFAIVFVLLDSFYSFKDIAFWSMIPALSTETKEREKFATFARFGSSLGANGTTLVVVPIVTFFTYLVTHKHIEGASGWFWFGVIAAVISGGTAIITALGTKEVDTAIRQQNEKAGIKDVFKAIAQNDQLMWLALAYIAYAIANVATTAVLFYFFKYVLGQPTEFWIVGLVAALLGLIAVPLFPVLTRVISRRYVYLGGIAMMTSSYLFFTIAGSSLPIVIVGLVLFYFPQQLIFLSALMTITDSVEYGQWKNGIRNEAVTLSIRPLLDKIAGALSNGIVGFVAIASGMTGNATAADITAHGVETFKAYAFYAPAALMIFSAIIFAWKITLTEKKHAQIVEELENKLAPADTAEDELHDAVVPSH
- a CDS encoding DUF1292 domain-containing protein, whose translation is MTEHTHDHNHDHDHEGHEHITLVDDQGNETLYEILLTVDGQEEFGRNYVLLYPAGASEDEDVELQAYAYIENEDGTEGELQQIETEAEWDMIEEVFNTFMAEEEE